The DNA sequence TCGGCACCGGAACGGCCCTCACCGACCCGGCACGGGAGGCGGCCGTCGTCGCCGAGACCCGGGCCGACGCGACCCGCGACGGCGTCGACCCCGACTGGGCGGCCCGGATCGTCGCCGACCAGATCGCGGCGAGCACCCAGGTGCAGAACGACCTGATCCGGCAGTGGGCCGACCGGCCCGACACCCGTCCCGCGCAGCGGCCCGAGCTGGCCCGGGTGCGGCCGCAGCTGGACCGGATCGGCGACGAGCTGGTGGCCGCGCTGAAGCCGGCCGCTCCGGCCCGGGCGAACGAGGAGTGCCCGTCGATCCTGGCCCAGACCGCGGTCGAGCAGGCCCGTGGGCTCGACGAGGTCCACCGCAACGCCCTCGGGCGGTCGCTGAAGTCCGTCTGCGACGGCGCCCCCGGCTGATCCGTCCCGTGTGACGGTGCCGTTTCCGCTCGTCGCAAGGTATTGCGTATTCGGATAGTACGTGCTCGGATTAATCGGACGAGACACGGAGGTGCGCGATGGACCAGAACCTGTTCAACGACATCTGCCTGCAGCAGCTGACGCTGTCGGGCGTGCACGAGGGGGAGACGGTCGTCGTCCTCACCCGGGGCGCGGAACGGACCGAGTACGCCGACGCCTTCCTCTGGGCGATCCAGAAGCTGGGTGCGACCGGCTACCACATGCGGCTGCCGTCGCCGGCGAGCGCGGGCGGCACCTGGGCGGTCGGCGATTCCGGCCTGGGCAACATCCCGCTGGCCGTGGACGCGCTCAAGGCCGCGGACATGGTCGTGGACTGCACGTTCCTGCTGTTCAGTGCCGAGCAGTTCGCGATCCAGGACGCGGGTACCCGCATCCTCACCGCGGTCGAGCCGCCCGAGCTGCTGGCCCGGCTGATGCCGACCACCGAGCTGCGCGAGCGCGTCGAGACCGGCGCGGACCTGCTGGCCAAGGCGTCGACCATGTGGATCACCAGCCCGCACGGCACCGACGTCACCTACCGGCTCGGCATGTACCCGACGATGAGCGAGTACGGCTACACCGACATCCCCGGCCGCTGGGACCACTGGCCGGCCGCGTTCGTGTTCACCGGCGGTGCCGACGACGGCGTCGACGGGAAGATCGTCCTCGCTCCCGGCGACGTGCTGCTGCCGTTCAACACCTACGTGCAGACCCCGGTCGAGATCACCATCGAGGAGGGCTTCATCCGCGACATCCGCGGTGGCGCGGGCTCCTCCGGGCTCGACGCGGACCTGCTGCGCTCCTACATCGAGAGCTTCGACGACCCGCGCGGCTACGGCATGAGCCACGTCGGCTGGGGTCTCGACGAGCGCGCCCACTGGCACGGCCTGACCCAGTTCGGCGGCGGCATGGGCATGGAGCTGCGCAGCTTCTACGGCAACGTCATGTTCTCGATCGGTCCGAACAACGAGCTCGGCGGCCCGAACGACACCGCCTGCCACTTCGACATCCCGATGCGCGACAACTCGCTGTTCCTCGACGACGAGCTGATCGTCGACGCCGGGGAGCTGACCGTCCCGGAGATGCGCCCGGTGGGGAAGCGATGACCGACCACCACGTGGGGATGATCGTCCCGAGCTCGAACCTCACGATGGAGACCGAGCTCCCGCGGATGCTGCGCGCCCGCGAGGACGTGCTGCCCGACGACCGGTTCGTCTTCCACGCGGCGCGGGCCCGGATGCAGCACGTGACGCCCGAGCAGCTGCGGGCGATGAACGCCCAGGCCCGGCGGGCCGCGGCCGAGCTGGCCGACGCCCGCCCGGACGTCGTCGCGACCGCCTGCCTGGTGGCGATCATGGCGCAGGGCCCTGGCTACCACTGCACCGCCGAGGACGACATCACCGCTGCGCTGCGGGCCGAGGGCTCCGAGGCGCCCGTCGTCTCCAGCGCGGGGGCGCTGCTGTCGGGGATCGCCGCGCTCGGGGCGCAGCGGGTCGCGATCATCACGCCGTACCTGGAGCCGCTGACGAAGGCGGTCGTGGACTACCTCGAGGACGCGGGGGTGCGGGTCGTCGACTCGCTGTCGCTGGAGGTGCCCGACAACCTCGCCGTCGCCCGGCTCGACCCGGCCGACCTGCGCGAGCACTGGCGCAGGCTGGACCTGACCGGTGCCGACGCGCTGGTGCTCAGCGCGTGCGTGCAGATGCCGTCGCTGCCCTCGATCGAGGCCGTGCAGGAGGACGCGGGGATCCCGGTGCTGTCCGCGGCCACCGCGACGGCGCACCGCATCCTCACCGAGCTCGGGCTGGAGCCGCGGGTGCCCGGGGCGGGGGCGCTGCTCGCCGGCTGAGCCCGTGTGCCGCACCGGCACACGGGTCTCTGTCGTGTCCGCGGCCCGATCACGAGATCGGGACCGGTGCCGACGTGGGGGTAGACGGGGGCGCCGTGCTGCTGTACATGTTTGTACATGTCTGAACAGGGTGGCCGCTCCAAGAGGGCGCGCCTCGTCGAGGACCTCGCCGGGCGGATCCGCTCCGGCCGGTTGCCGAACGGTGAACAGCTCCCGGGGGAGAACCAGCTCGCCCGCACCTACGCCGTCTCCCGCGGCACGGTCCGCAGCGCGTTGGCCGAGCTCGCGCGGCGCGACCTCATCACCACCGAGACCGGTGTCGGCTCGTTCGTCACCTTCGACGGGTCGCCCCTGGACCAGCGGCTCGGCTGGGCGCAGGCGTTCGCCGCGTCCGGCGCGGCCGTCCGCACCGAGCTGCTCGGCATCGCCGCGGGCGGCGACCCCGGTCCCACCGGGTACGAGGGGCCGCTGGTCACCGTGCGCCGGCTGCGGCGGGCCGGGTCCGTCCCGGTCTCGCTGGAGACCGCCTCGCTGCCCGCCACCGGTGACCTCGCCCGGCTCCCGGAGACCGGTCTCGTCGACGGCTCGATCACCGCCACCTTCGCCGCGGCGGGCCTGCTCGGCGTCGCGGGGGAGCAGTGGATCTCGGTCGCCCCGCTCGACACCGCCGACGCCGTCACCCTCGAACGCGAGCCCGGCGAGCTGTTCCTGCGCGCCGTCCGGGTCACCCGCGACGCCCGCGGCGGGCTCGTCGAGCACGTCGTCAGCCTGCTGGATCCGCAGCGCTTCCGGTTCCACCTCGGGTTCGGGGAGCAGCGGTGAAAGACCCGCACGACCGCGCCATGGGCGCGCTGCTCGGCCTCGCCGTCGGCGACGCCCTCGGGATGCCCACCCAGTCGCTGTCCCGGGCCGCGATCACCGAGCGCTACGGCGTCGTCGACCGGCTCCTCGACGGCGCCGACGACCAGCCGATCGCCCCGAAGCTCCCGGCAGGCACCGTCACCGACGACACCGAGCAGGCGCTGCTGCTCGCCCGGATCCTGCTCGACCACGGGGGCCACGTCCCGGCCCGGGTGTTCGCCGGTGCCCTGGAGGCGTGGGAGCAGGACATGATCCGGCGCGGGTCGCTGGACCTGCTCGGCCCGTCCACCCGCCGGGCCCTGACCCGGCTCGCGGACGGTGAGCCGCCGGAGCTCGCGGGCCGCGACGGCGTCACCAACGGCGCCGCGATGCGCGTCGCGCCGGTCGGCATCGCGCACACCGGTCCGCGGCTCCTCGACGCCGTGGTGGAGTCCGCGGTCGTCACCCACCACACCGCACCCGGGATCGCGGCCGCCGCCGCGGTGGCCGCGGCGGTGTCGGCCGGGGTGTCCGGCGCGGGGCTCCCTGCCGCGCTGGACGCCGCGCTCGACGCCGCCCGGGCCGGTGCGCGACGTGGCGGCTGGGCGGCGGGCGCCGACGTCGCCGCCCGCCTCGACGTCGCGTTCCGGGTCCTGCCCGGGCTCGACCGCGCCGCGCTCGCCGACACCGTCGTCGACGTCGTCGGCACCTCGGTCACCGCGACCGAGTCCGTCGTCGCGGCCCTCGGGCTCGCCGCCGCCCTCGGCGACGATCCCCGGGCCGCGCTGGTCACCGCCGCCTCGCTGGGCGGTGACACCGACACCGTCGCCGCGATCTGCGGCGCGGTCGTCGGAGCGGTGCACGGCGCCGCCGCACTGCCCGCCGACCTCGTCCGCACCGTTCGCCGGGTCAACGCAGCCCTGCTCGATCCCCTCGACGACGTGGTCGAGGGGCTGCTCCGCCTCCGCCTTCCATCCTGACAGGAGGCCGACATGGCCACCAGCACGACCGACACCGGCACCGCCGGGACCGGCACGCTCGAGACCCGCGGCATCGAACCCGTCCCGGTCGCCGAACGGCACGGCCGCCCGGGGCAGCTCTTCTGGGTCTGGTTCGCCGCGAACATCTCCATCCTCGGTCTCCCGCTCGGCGCGACGCTGGTCGCCTCCGGGCTGAACATCACCCAGGCGGTGATCGCCGCGGTGCTCGGCAGCGTCGGGTCGTTCGCGATCGTCGGCGCCGTCTCGATCGCCGGGCGGCGCGGCGGGGCACCCGGGCTGACGCTGTCGCGCGCGGTGTTCGGCACCCGCGGCAACATCGGCCCGACCCTGGTGTCGTTGCTGTCGCGGCTGGGCTGGGAGACGGTCAACACCACCACGGCCGCGTTCGCGCTGCTGTCGCTGGTCACGATCGTCGCGGGCACCAGCCCGTCGGCGAAGGACCACCCGGTGATCACGATCGTCTGCATCGCGGTGTTCGTGCTGTGCACGGTGCTCGTCGCCGGGCTGGGGCACGCGGTGCTCGTCGCGGTGCAGCGCTGGGCGACCTGGGTGTTCGGCGCGCTGAACATCGTCGTCGGCGGGTTCCTGGTCGCCACCGTCGACTGGGCCGCGGTCGCCGCGGCCGCCCCCGCGCTGTCGGGTGCGGTCGTCGCCGCGGTCGGGGTGATCGCGGCGGGCACCGGCATCGGCTGGGCCAACGCCTCGGCCGACATGTCCCGCTACCAGTCCCCGTCGGTGCGGGCCGGCTCCCTGGTCGCCTCGGCCGCGGCCGGTGCGGGCATCCCGCTGGTGCTGCTGATCTCGCTGGGCAGCCTGCTCGCCGCCGGTGACCCGACCCTGGCCACCGCCGAGGACCCGGTCGCCGCGATCCGCGACCTGCTCCCCGCGTGGATGGCGATCCCGTACCTGGTCGCCGCGTTCGGCGGGCTGCTGCTGTCCAACCACCTGTCGGTCTACTCGGCCGGGCTGACCACGCTGACCCTGGGCGTGCGGCTGCCGCGGGTGTACGCCGTCGTCGTCGACGTGCTCGTGACCTTCGTCGGCGCGATCTACTTCATGCTGATCGCCGACGGCTTCTACCCGCCGTTCATCGCCTTCATCAGCGCCCTCGCCGTGCCGATCACCGCCTGGGTCGGGGTGTTCGCCGTCGACATGCTGCGTCGCCGTCACTACGACCCGGTGGCTCTGATGGACACCTCGCGCAGCAGCGGCTACTGGTACCGCGGCGGGATCGAGCCGCGGGCGACGGCGGCCTGGGCGCTGGCGATCGTCGTCGGCTACCTGTTCGCCACCGTCGGGCCGTCGTCGGAGCCGTGGTTCACCGGGCCGCTCGCCGGCACCTGGTTCGGCGAGAACGGGCTGGCCTGGGTGATCACCTTCGTCGTCGCGGCCGGGGTGTACGCCGCGCTGGGCGGGGCCCGGGAGCAGCGGTGACCGGGCGGCTCGTCCACTCCGGACAGGTCCTGGTCGACCTGGTCATGCAGGTTCCCGCGCTGCCCCCGCCGGGCGGCGACGTGCTCGCCACCGGCACCACGATGCTGCCCGGCGGCGGGTTCAACGTCGTCGCCGCGGCCGCCCGGGCCGGGGCCGAGGTCCTCTACGCCGGCGGGCACGGCGCCGGTCCGCACGGCGACCTGGTGCGGGCTGCGCTGGCCGCGGAGGGTGTCACGGTGACCGCGCCGCCCGACCCCGGTGGCGACACCGGGATCTGCGTGACCCTGGTCGACCCCTCCGGGGAACGGACCTTCGTCACCGGCAGCGGGGTCGAGACCGCGCTACCCGCCGGGCTTCCCGCGACCACCGCCGACGACGTGCTCTACGTGTCCGGCTACAGCCTGCTCGTCCCGGACAAGGCCGGGGCGCTGCTCGCCGCGGCCGAGGAGGCGTCGGCGACGGTGCTGCTCGATCCGGGGCCGCTGGTCACGGACGTGCCGGACACGCTGTGGGAGCGGATGCTCGCCGCGACCGGGGTGCTCAGCACCAACGCGCGGGAGGCGCGGCTGCTGACCGGGGAGCCGACCCCGGCGCGCGCCGCCGGGGCGCTGGCCCGGCAACTGCGCGACGACGCGGCCGTGGTCGTCCGCGACGGAGCCGCGGGCTGCGTGGTCGTCCGCGACGGGGCGGTGGAGGACGTCCCGGCGCCGGTGGTGGATGCCGTCGACACCAACGGCGCCGGGGACGCGCACTGCGGTGTCCTGGCCGCGGAGCTGCTGCGCGGCACCGCGTGGTCGGAGGCGGTCGCCCGGGCCGGTGCGGCCGCGGCGCTCGCGGTGACCCGGCACGGGCCGGCCACGGCGCCGACCCGGGCGGAGCTGGACGCGTTCCTCACCGGGGCCGCCGCGGGGTGACGGTGCGCGCCGTCGCCGCGGGACGGCGGTGTGCTCCGTAGCCGCGGGATGGCGGGGCCGCTCCCGCCGCGGGCTCGCCGATCGACGCGCCGGGGCCGGCCGGGGTGCGCGTCGCCGTTCCATGATCGCCAGGAGTGGAGCGTGGAGGTGGGCGGACTGCACTCCGAACTCCACTCCTGGCGAGCATGGCCGGGGCGCCGGGATGGATGGGGCAGGGCCCCTCAGGTTCCGCGCCCGCCGCCGTCGCCATGCCCTGGACGGTCTCCTGGACCGCGCGGAACGCCGGGCCGCAGACGGTGGCGTCGCCCTCGGCGAGGGTTCCCGGGTCGGCCTGGCAGCCCTTCGCGGCGAAGTCGTCCAGCGCCTTCCCGACGAGGTCGGCCTGCGCGGCCGCGGCGGGTGCGTCCTGCCGGACCTGGGGCAGCACGTTGCGGATCTCGGTGGTGAACCGGCCGCAGCGCGGGAAGACCTTCGCCGCGTCGCCCGTCCAGCAGGGGTCCTGGGCGTAGAAGCGGAACTTGGTCCGCAGCGCCTCCAACCCGGGAGCGCCGACCCGCTCCGAGGCGGTCTGTCCCGGCCAGGGCTCGGTGTCCTGCGCCGACGAGGCGGCGGGACGGTCGGCGGAGCAGCCTGCCAGGAGCAGGGCGGCCACCAGCAGGACGGCCGCCCGCAGCAGGGACGTGATCGGGCGCGGGCACGGTTGCACACCGAGACGGTAGGCCCGCGCCGATCGCCCCGGGAGCCGGGGCGGCGTGGCGGGGCGGGGTCAGCTCGGGAGGAGCCCGGTGAGCGTCGTGCGCAGCAGCCCCAGCGCCTCGGCCGGGTTGTCCCAGAACACCATGTGCCCGGCGTCCGGGACGGCGACGAGCCGGGCGTCCGGCCGGGCGGCGGCGAGCTCGGCGACCCCGGACGCGGGCACGACGGGGGAGTCCGCGCCGTACAGCAGGGTCACCGGCGCCGGGACGCTCGGCCAGACGTCGAAGAAGTCCTCGGACTCGAACCCGGCGTGCGTCGCGGCGATCGCGGCCTCGTCGCAGGAGGACAGCCAGCGTGCGCGCAGCTCCTGCTCGCGGCGGGGCCAGCGCGGCCAGGACCGCGCGACCCCGTCGGCGTCGGTGCCGTGCTGCGCCTCGTGCAGCTGGCCCAGGAACGCCTCCAGCGTCGTCGGGTACGGCGAGCGGCCGGGTCCCGACAGCGGCGGGTCGACGAGCACGGCGCCGCCGACCGGCCGTCGCGTGGCGGCGACGGCGGCGATCCGGGCGCCCATCGAGTGCCCGAACAGCACCGTGTCGGGGCCCAGGTCCAGCGCGTCGAGCACGGCCAGCGCGTCACCGGCGTAGTCGTCGAGGGTCCAGGAGTCGCCGGTGTCGGACAGCCCGCGACCGCGGACGTCGAGCACCACCGGGCGGCACAGGTCGACGAGCTCGCGGGCGACGAAGTCCATCGTCACCGCGGGGCTGGTGATGCCGGGCAGGACCAGGACGGCGACGCCGTCGCCGCCGTGGTCCAGGGCGTGCAGCGCCAGGTCGCCGTGCCGCACCCAGCGGGACACGGCGGGGACGTAGGCGAGGTCGGCGAGCGCGTCCTGGCGGACCTGCCGGAGACGGGTGGACGTGACGGTCACAGGAGTCCCTTCAGGTAGGCGAGCGCGTCGTCGAGACCGATCACGTCGCCGTACTTGGCGTGGATGTCGAACAGGTTCGCCTCGTGCGGCCCGGCCGCGCGGTCGCCGACGCACTCACGCGGCACCAGTACGCCGAACCCGGACTGGACGGCGTCGACGGCGGTCGCGCGGACACAGCCCGAGGTGGTGGCCCCGCACACCAGCACGGTGTCCACACCGGAGGACTGCAGCAGGGTCGCGAGCCCGGTGTCGAAGAACGCCGAGGCACCCTTCTTGGTCAGGGTGTGGTCGGTGCCGCGGACGTCGAGCCGGGGGTCGAAGCCGACGGCGGCCGAACCCTCGACGAGCGAGCGCATGCCGGGCGCCTTCACCAGCCAGGGCAGGGTGTCGAGCTCGGCGGGGGTGTAGGCGATCGTCGTCCACACCACCGGGGCGTCGAGGGGGCGGGCCGCCCCGACCAGCGCCGACGTCGCCGCGACGACCTCGGACAGCTCGCTGCCGGTGGGCAGCGCGGGGTCGGTGAACCCGACCGTCAGGTCCACGACGACGACCGCGGGCCGGGTCCCGCGCCGCGCGGCGGCGCCGAACCCGGCGGTTGCGTAGGTCGCGTCGGTGCCGGCCCCGTGCAGACCGGTGGCGTGCGGGCTCATGCGGATGCTCCGTCCAGTGCGGACTGCGGTGCGGACTGCGGTGCGGACTGCGGTGCGGAACGGGGTGCGGAGTCCAGTGCGGACTGCAGCGCGGCGCGGCGCCGGCCCGCGCAGTCCTCCACGGCGTCGACGATGGTCTGGTAGCCGGTGCACCGGCACAGGTTCGACGCCACGACCTCGCGGATCTCCTCGCGATCCGCGTCGGGGGACTCGGCGAGGTAGCCCTCGGCCAGCATCAGGAACCCGGGGGTGCAGAAGCCGCACTGCAGACCGTGGTGCTCGCCGAAGCACCGCTGCAGGTCCGACAGCCCGCCGTCGGGCCCAGACAGCGACTCGACCGTGCGGATCGCTGCGTTCTCCACCTGCACGGCGAACAGCAGGCAGGCCCGGGCGGGCGCGTCGTCGACGAGCACGGTGCACGCCCCGCAGATCCCGTGCTCGCAGCCGACGTGGGTGCCGGTCAGCCCCAGGTCGTGGCGGAGCACGTCGGCCAGCGTGCGGCGCGGCGGGATCGCCAGCTCGTGACGCTCGCCGTTGACGGTCAGCTCGACCAGCTGGACGTCGGTCACGATGCCTCCTGGTTCAGGGCCGCGAAGAGGGCGGCGCGGGGGATCGGGGTGGAGTCCAGCTCGACGCCGGTCGTGCGCAGCGCGTCGTTGACGGCGTTGAGCACGGCCGCGGGGGCGCCGATCGTGCCGCCCTCGCCCGCGCCCTTCGCGCCGTCGGCGGTGAACGCGCACGGCGTCTCGAGGTGCTCGATGCGCACGTCGGGGATCTCGGCGGCGGTCGGGACCTTGTACTCCATGAAGCTCGGCGCGAGCGGCTGGCCGAGCTCGTCGTAGACGACCTGCTCGAACAGCGCCCCGGCGATGCCCTGGGCGATGCCGCCGCGGGCCTGCCCCTCGACGACGCGCGGGTGGATGGCGACGCCGCAGTCCTCGACGCAGACGTAGCGCAGGATCTCCACGCCGCCGGTGCCCGGGTCCAGCGCGACGACGCAGCCGTGCGTGGCGTTGGAGAAAGTGCCGTCGCCGCCGACGTCGAAGCTCGCCGTCGCGGTCAGGCCCGGCCCGACCTCCTTGGGCAGCAGGTGCGCGCGCAGGTAGGCGACGTCGGCCAGCTCGGCGTAGGAGAACGTGCGGTCCCCGGCGCGCACCCCGCCGCGGCCGTCGAGCCGGGCCGAGTCCACGTCGGTCCCGGCCAGGTGTGCGGCCAGGGCACGGAGCTGGTCGCCCAGCTTCACCGCCGCCGCGGCCGCCGCGGACCCGCCGATCGTCACCGAGCGGGACGCGAACGAGCCCCACCCGTAGGTGATCCGGTCGGTGTCGCCCTGGACGATCGTGACCTTGTCGTAGGGCAGGCCGAGCCTGTCGGCGACGATCTGGGCGAAGGTCGTCTCGTGGCTCTGGCCGTGCGAGAGCGTGCCGGTGGTGACGGTGACCGTGCCGTCCAGGTCCATCGTGATCTGGGACAGGTCGAACCCGGGGACGACCTGCATCTTCCGCGCCGCGAACGCGCCGGAGCCGTAGCCGGTGCGTTCGGAGAAGCAGGAGTAGCCGATGCCGAGGACCCGGCCGTCGGACAGGCTGCGCCCGGGCCAGCCCTCGTCGCGCAGCACCTGCTCGCACAGGTCCAGCGACTCCCGGTAGGACCCCGGGTCGTAGGTGATCGCGTTGACCCCGCGGTAGGGGAACTCGGTGATCAGGTTGCGGCGGCGGACCTCCAGGGCGTCGAGCCCGAGCTCGCGGGCGGCGCGCTCCATCAGCCGCTCCATCACCATCACGTACTGCGGCCGGGACACCCCGCGGTACGGCGCGGTCGGCGCCTTGTTCGTGGTGACCGCACGGCCGCGCACCCGGTAGGCCGGCACCCGGTAGACGCCGGGCATCTCCGCCGAGGCCATCAGCGGCTCGATGCCCGCGGTGAACGGGTAGCAGGAGTAGGCGCCCATGTCGCAGACGACGTCGGACTCCAGGGCGAGGATCTCCCCGTCGGCGGTGAACGCGGCGCGGGCGGTGTAGTGCTGCTCGCGGGCCAGGAAGCTCGCGGTCAGCGCCTCGCGCCGGTCCTCGATCCACTTCACCGGACGGCGGAGCCGCTTCGCGGCGGCGGCGGCGATCTCCTCCCGGCCGACGACGCACTTCTGCCCGAAGCCGCCGCCCATGTCCGGCACCAGGACCCGGACCTGTCTCTCGTCGAGCCCGGCACAGCGGGCCAGGACCGTGCGGACCTGGTGCGGGACCTGGGTGCAGGTGCGCACGACCAGCTGCTCGTCGCGGTCGTCCCAGTCGGCGACGACGCCGCGGGTCTCCAGCGGGAGCGCATTCTGCCGACCGGTCCGTGCCTCGACCGAGACGACCGTGTGCGCGTCGGCGAACACGTCGTCGATGCCCTCGGTCGCGAACAGCGACACGTCCACGAGCACGTTGCCGGGGGCCTCGTCGTGCACCGGCGGGCCGGCCGCGGCCAGCGCGGCGGCCTCGGTGACCACCGGGTCGAGCGGGTCGAGCCCGACGAGGGCAGCCTCCACCCCGTCCTCGGCGGCGTAGGGGTCGGTGGCGAGCACGATCGCGAGCGGTTCGCCGACGTAGCGGACCTTCTCCCCGGCCAGCACCGGCATCGAGGTCGGGACGAACTCCTCGATCGGCCGGTCGAGCAACGCGGTGATGTCGCGCAGGGCGAGGTCGGCGGCGGCGAACGCGGCGACGACGCCGGGGACCGCACGGACCTCGGACAGGTCGACGTCGACCACCCTGGCGTGTGCCTCGGTGCTGCGCACGAACGCGGCGTGCAGCATCCGGGGCAGCGTGATGTCGTCGACGAACCGGCCGCGGCCGGTGAGCAGCCGCGGGTCCTCCCGGCGCGGGACGGACGCGCCGACCCAGCTGCCGTCGCGGCGGAATCCGGGCTCAGCCACCGGCGGCCTCCTCCCGTGCCCGGGCGACGAGGGTGCGGACCAGGCCGCGGCGGTACGCCGCGGGGATCCCGGCCTCGTCGCGCAGCTCCAGCCCGTCGGCGATCTCCGACGGCGTCCCGGCCGGGCCGACCAGCAGCGGGACGGCGCCGACCCCACCGAGCACGACCTCCTCGGTGTCCAGGTCCACCCCCGCCGCGACGACGGCGAAGTCGCCACGCCGGTCGGCGTACTCGGTGAGCGCCCCCCGCGGCGCGGGCCGGGGGAACACGACCTCGACGATCACCTCGTCGGGGGCCAGGGCGGTGGTGAACGGACCGAGGAAGAACTCCCGCGCCCGGATCTCGCGGCGCCCGCCCGGCCCCTCGGCGACGACCACGGCGTCGAGGAGCACGGCCAGCAGACACCACTCGGCGGTGGCGTCGCCGTGCGCGATCGACCCGCCGACGGTGCCGCGGGTGCGGATCGGCAGGTGCCCGACCCAGCGCATCGCGGCCGGGAGAACCCCGAAGTCCGGCCCGAGGTCGGCCCGCTCGACGGCCCGGTGCGTGGTGAGTGCGCCGATCCGGAGTGCACCGCCGGTGCGGTGGATGCCGGCCAGGCCCGGCACGTGCGTGAGGTCGATCAGGTGCCCGGGGCGGGCCATCCGGTAGTTCATCATCGCGACCAGGCTCTGCCCGCCGGCGAGCAGCTTGGGCTCGTCGTCGGCCAACTCGGTCAGCAGGTCGACCGCCCCGCGCACCGACGACGCCCGGTGGTAGGTGAACGCGGCGGGCTTCACGCCTTCTCCACCCGCTCCACGGCCGGCGCGTCGAGGGTCTGCTCGTCGCCGGTGATGCGGTCCAGCTCGCGACCCCGGGTCTCGGGGGCGCCCAGCGCCATGAACGTCACCGCGGCCAGCACCAGCAGCGCCATCAGCGTGAAGGTCAGCGGCAGGCCCAGCACCGGCCACAGCAGGCTGCCGAAGATCAGCGGGACGAACCCGGTGACCGCCCGGCTCGACGACGACGCCCAGCCGAAGCCCGAGGCCCGCAGCTCGGTGGGGTAGAGCTCGGAGACGTAGGCGTACATGACCGGGATGACGACCAGGGCGAAGAACC is a window from the Pseudonocardia sp. HH130629-09 genome containing:
- a CDS encoding maleate cis-trans isomerase family protein — its product is MTDHHVGMIVPSSNLTMETELPRMLRAREDVLPDDRFVFHAARARMQHVTPEQLRAMNAQARRAAAELADARPDVVATACLVAIMAQGPGYHCTAEDDITAALRAEGSEAPVVSSAGALLSGIAALGAQRVAIITPYLEPLTKAVVDYLEDAGVRVVDSLSLEVPDNLAVARLDPADLREHWRRLDLTGADALVLSACVQMPSLPSIEAVQEDAGIPVLSAATATAHRILTELGLEPRVPGAGALLAG
- a CDS encoding GntR family transcriptional regulator; protein product: MSEQGGRSKRARLVEDLAGRIRSGRLPNGEQLPGENQLARTYAVSRGTVRSALAELARRDLITTETGVGSFVTFDGSPLDQRLGWAQAFAASGAAVRTELLGIAAGGDPGPTGYEGPLVTVRRLRRAGSVPVSLETASLPATGDLARLPETGLVDGSITATFAAAGLLGVAGEQWISVAPLDTADAVTLEREPGELFLRAVRVTRDARGGLVEHVVSLLDPQRFRFHLGFGEQR
- a CDS encoding alpha/beta fold hydrolase; amino-acid sequence: MTVTSTRLRQVRQDALADLAYVPAVSRWVRHGDLALHALDHGGDGVAVLVLPGITSPAVTMDFVARELVDLCRPVVLDVRGRGLSDTGDSWTLDDYAGDALAVLDALDLGPDTVLFGHSMGARIAAVAATRRPVGGAVLVDPPLSGPGRSPYPTTLEAFLGQLHEAQHGTDADGVARSWPRWPRREQELRARWLSSCDEAAIAATHAGFESEDFFDVWPSVPAPVTLLYGADSPVVPASGVAELAAARPDARLVAVPDAGHMVFWDNPAEALGLLRTTLTGLLPS
- a CDS encoding ADP-ribosylglycohydrolase family protein yields the protein MGALLGLAVGDALGMPTQSLSRAAITERYGVVDRLLDGADDQPIAPKLPAGTVTDDTEQALLLARILLDHGGHVPARVFAGALEAWEQDMIRRGSLDLLGPSTRRALTRLADGEPPELAGRDGVTNGAAMRVAPVGIAHTGPRLLDAVVESAVVTHHTAPGIAAAAAVAAAVSAGVSGAGLPAALDAALDAARAGARRGGWAAGADVAARLDVAFRVLPGLDRAALADTVVDVVGTSVTATESVVAALGLAAALGDDPRAALVTAASLGGDTDTVAAICGAVVGAVHGAAALPADLVRTVRRVNAALLDPLDDVVEGLLRLRLPS
- a CDS encoding PfkB family carbohydrate kinase, whose amino-acid sequence is MTGRLVHSGQVLVDLVMQVPALPPPGGDVLATGTTMLPGGGFNVVAAAARAGAEVLYAGGHGAGPHGDLVRAALAAEGVTVTAPPDPGGDTGICVTLVDPSGERTFVTGSGVETALPAGLPATTADDVLYVSGYSLLVPDKAGALLAAAEEASATVLLDPGPLVTDVPDTLWERMLAATGVLSTNAREARLLTGEPTPARAAGALARQLRDDAAVVVRDGAAGCVVVRDGAVEDVPAPVVDAVDTNGAGDAHCGVLAAELLRGTAWSEAVARAGAAAALAVTRHGPATAPTRAELDAFLTGAAAG
- a CDS encoding purine-cytosine permease family protein, translating into MATSTTDTGTAGTGTLETRGIEPVPVAERHGRPGQLFWVWFAANISILGLPLGATLVASGLNITQAVIAAVLGSVGSFAIVGAVSIAGRRGGAPGLTLSRAVFGTRGNIGPTLVSLLSRLGWETVNTTTAAFALLSLVTIVAGTSPSAKDHPVITIVCIAVFVLCTVLVAGLGHAVLVAVQRWATWVFGALNIVVGGFLVATVDWAAVAAAAPALSGAVVAAVGVIAAGTGIGWANASADMSRYQSPSVRAGSLVASAAAGAGIPLVLLISLGSLLAAGDPTLATAEDPVAAIRDLLPAWMAIPYLVAAFGGLLLSNHLSVYSAGLTTLTLGVRLPRVYAVVVDVLVTFVGAIYFMLIADGFYPPFIAFISALAVPITAWVGVFAVDMLRRRHYDPVALMDTSRSSGYWYRGGIEPRATAAWALAIVVGYLFATVGPSSEPWFTGPLAGTWFGENGLAWVITFVVAAGVYAALGGAREQR
- a CDS encoding isochorismatase family protein, which produces MSPHATGLHGAGTDATYATAGFGAAARRGTRPAVVVVDLTVGFTDPALPTGSELSEVVAATSALVGAARPLDAPVVWTTIAYTPAELDTLPWLVKAPGMRSLVEGSAAVGFDPRLDVRGTDHTLTKKGASAFFDTGLATLLQSSGVDTVLVCGATTSGCVRATAVDAVQSGFGVLVPRECVGDRAAGPHEANLFDIHAKYGDVIGLDDALAYLKGLL
- the aroQ gene encoding gamma subclass chorismate mutase AroQ, with the translated sequence MIGRRGTALAGAVLALGLLAGCGDQPLPLTEGPPGASPADGLIRIVELSAQRARISDQVAAAKFGTGTALTDPAREAAVVAETRADATRDGVDPDWAARIVADQIAASTQVQNDLIRQWADRPDTRPAQRPELARVRPQLDRIGDELVAALKPAAPARANEECPSILAQTAVEQARGLDEVHRNALGRSLKSVCDGAPG
- a CDS encoding leucyl aminopeptidase encodes the protein MDQNLFNDICLQQLTLSGVHEGETVVVLTRGAERTEYADAFLWAIQKLGATGYHMRLPSPASAGGTWAVGDSGLGNIPLAVDALKAADMVVDCTFLLFSAEQFAIQDAGTRILTAVEPPELLARLMPTTELRERVETGADLLAKASTMWITSPHGTDVTYRLGMYPTMSEYGYTDIPGRWDHWPAAFVFTGGADDGVDGKIVLAPGDVLLPFNTYVQTPVEITIEEGFIRDIRGGAGSSGLDADLLRSYIESFDDPRGYGMSHVGWGLDERAHWHGLTQFGGGMGMELRSFYGNVMFSIGPNNELGGPNDTACHFDIPMRDNSLFLDDELIVDAGELTVPEMRPVGKR